Proteins from a genomic interval of Archangium lipolyticum:
- a CDS encoding prepilin-type N-terminal cleavage/methylation domain-containing protein — translation MRARHGPRGFTLVELLVGTAVGAVVLAGIGLVFISQASQYQAHASRRAVQSSVRQALGFVEHHVRNAGYGVDPDRAILAYDSYDAAGDARADGYPDGLTVHARSLHFRRLATEVGSDYLRFDRALERPLRKGEILLVLCPGAIRYAYVTVGETAPAKATSVRLDTTAAPVDSPAGPPGALFREHGELGDACFHDGEPPVVVKVERTSFYVASFDDDGDPATPGATPYLMQHRGVDINGDGRIDGTDAMPIAVGIEQLQVAYILNALGKDTPPLVGVDDTVPWGETWHTGAPETDRPRLNDAYASPRRLTSHPANIRQVRLTLVARSTRPDAQREGDDVLTPGAPGAEGPALPTGTTSWRQLENLGTTPASAFDPRGGGFTRAVLREAIAPKNLLMRSQFIPVQPGGG, via the coding sequence ATGCGCGCGCGTCACGGCCCTCGAGGCTTCACCCTGGTCGAGCTGCTCGTCGGCACCGCGGTGGGCGCCGTGGTGCTCGCGGGCATCGGGCTCGTCTTCATCTCGCAGGCCTCGCAGTACCAGGCCCACGCGAGCCGCCGCGCGGTGCAGTCCAGCGTCCGGCAGGCGCTGGGTTTCGTGGAGCACCACGTGCGCAACGCGGGGTATGGCGTGGACCCCGACCGCGCCATCCTCGCCTATGACTCCTACGACGCGGCTGGTGATGCGCGCGCCGATGGCTACCCGGATGGGCTCACCGTCCACGCGCGCTCCCTCCACTTCCGGCGCCTCGCCACCGAGGTGGGCTCGGACTACCTGCGCTTCGACAGGGCGCTCGAGCGGCCGCTGCGCAAGGGGGAGATCCTCCTCGTCCTCTGCCCCGGCGCCATCCGCTACGCCTACGTGACGGTGGGAGAGACGGCGCCCGCGAAGGCCACCTCGGTCCGGCTGGACACCACCGCCGCGCCGGTGGACTCGCCCGCGGGGCCGCCCGGCGCGCTCTTCCGCGAGCACGGCGAGCTGGGGGATGCCTGCTTCCATGACGGCGAGCCGCCGGTGGTGGTGAAGGTGGAGCGCACCAGCTTCTACGTCGCCTCCTTCGACGACGACGGGGACCCGGCCACTCCCGGCGCCACGCCCTACCTCATGCAGCACCGGGGCGTGGACATCAACGGAGACGGGCGCATCGACGGGACCGACGCCATGCCCATCGCCGTGGGCATCGAGCAGCTCCAGGTGGCCTACATCCTCAACGCGCTGGGCAAGGACACGCCGCCGCTGGTGGGCGTGGACGACACCGTGCCCTGGGGCGAGACGTGGCACACCGGAGCGCCCGAGACGGACAGGCCCCGGCTGAACGACGCGTACGCCTCGCCCCGGCGCCTCACCTCGCACCCGGCCAACATCCGCCAGGTCCGGCTCACGCTCGTGGCGCGCAGCACCCGGCCGGACGCGCAGCGCGAGGGGGACGACGTGCTCACTCCGGGAGCCCCGGGCGCCGAGGGCCCCGCGCTCCCCACGGGGACCACGTCCTGGCGCCAGCTCGAGAACCTGGGCACCACGCCCGCCAGCGCCTTCGACCCGCGAGGGGGCGGCTTCACCCGCGCCGTGCTGCGCGAGGCCATCGCCCCCAAGAACCTGCTGATGCGCTCCCAGTTCATCCCCGTCCAACCGGGAGGAGGTTGA
- a CDS encoding pilus assembly FimT family protein, whose amino-acid sequence MSVRPRSAGFTLVEVMVVVAILGVLVTLAGVAVFHGTARVRVSNAAFEVSALYTAAQMRATSMGVPHYVVFHDDGTTFGVSLLERADALGAYNWASDDVTDIATVGGVQHERLRLSDSSGLGFLDLGASGSEPRALPAPFSSIPLTPSGSGRLLGGCSFCTEGTGGARGVIRFSPDGTVQVMTGGAEAGGVVAFAPDSGGGRSGSPRWVVIAAPAGAVRVF is encoded by the coding sequence GTGTCCGTCCGGCCCCGCTCCGCAGGCTTCACCCTCGTTGAAGTGATGGTCGTGGTCGCCATCCTCGGTGTCCTCGTGACGCTCGCGGGAGTGGCGGTGTTCCATGGCACCGCGCGTGTGCGCGTGAGCAACGCCGCCTTCGAGGTGAGCGCGCTGTACACGGCCGCACAGATGCGCGCCACCAGCATGGGCGTGCCGCACTACGTCGTCTTCCACGATGACGGCACCACGTTCGGCGTCTCGCTGCTGGAGCGCGCGGATGCGCTCGGCGCCTACAACTGGGCCAGTGATGATGTAACGGACATCGCCACCGTGGGAGGCGTCCAGCACGAGCGCCTGCGGCTGTCCGACAGTAGCGGCCTGGGCTTCCTGGACCTCGGCGCCTCCGGCTCGGAGCCGCGCGCGCTGCCCGCCCCCTTCTCCTCCATTCCCCTCACCCCGTCCGGCTCGGGCCGGCTGCTCGGCGGATGCTCCTTCTGTACCGAGGGCACGGGCGGTGCGCGCGGGGTCATCCGCTTCTCTCCCGATGGCACCGTGCAGGTGATGACGGGCGGCGCCGAGGCGGGCGGTGTCGTCGCCTTCGCACCGGATTCGGGCGGTGGCCGGTCCGGCTCGCCTCGCTGGGTGGTCATCGCCGCGCCGGCCGGAGCCGTCCGTGTCTTCTAG
- a CDS encoding type IV pilus modification PilV family protein gives MSPSSRVPSARGVSLVEAMAALAVFSIGLLGVLHMNVLASQQNGLARRQSTASKVARDLVDAFERLPFDHALLSAESTIDPADPRFSRFDEADGRVKLSDAVGLVGARPLLGAAQATVGAESTYEVAWRVAPVKGADGSTEARRILVMVRFPTTAGGFKQVDVWAVKFNPHAIGRGAAAIPEI, from the coding sequence ATGTCTCCGTCTTCTCGAGTCCCGAGCGCCCGTGGCGTCAGCCTCGTCGAGGCCATGGCGGCACTCGCCGTCTTCTCCATCGGCCTGCTCGGCGTGCTGCACATGAACGTGCTGGCCAGCCAGCAGAACGGGCTGGCCCGGCGCCAGTCCACCGCGAGCAAGGTGGCCAGGGATCTGGTGGACGCCTTCGAGCGCCTGCCCTTCGACCACGCGCTGCTGTCCGCCGAGAGCACCATCGACCCAGCGGACCCGCGCTTCTCGCGCTTCGACGAGGCGGATGGGCGGGTGAAGCTCTCGGACGCGGTGGGGCTCGTCGGGGCGCGCCCGCTGCTCGGCGCGGCGCAGGCCACCGTGGGCGCCGAGAGCACCTACGAGGTGGCCTGGCGGGTGGCTCCCGTGAAGGGCGCGGATGGCAGCACCGAGGCCCGCCGCATCCTCGTCATGGTGCGCTTTCCCACCACGGCGGGGGGCTTCAAGCAGGTGGACGTCTGGGCGGTGAAGTTCAACCCCCACGCCATCGGCCGGGGCGCCGCGGCCATCCCGGAGATCTGA
- a CDS encoding microviridin/marinostatin family tricyclic proteinase inhibitor has protein sequence MKKNALNKAPLQGKKPFFARLLDAQELEQAAGGGVPVQTKKYPSDQDEGGPIFTTLKYPSDKDEGTW, from the coding sequence ATGAAAAAGAACGCATTGAACAAGGCACCGCTGCAGGGCAAGAAGCCGTTCTTCGCGCGGCTGTTGGACGCTCAGGAACTCGAGCAGGCCGCGGGCGGTGGCGTCCCCGTGCAGACCAAGAAGTACCCCTCGGACCAGGACGAGGGCGGGCCCATCTTCACCACCCTGAAGTACCCCTCGGACAAGGACGAGGGCACCTGGTAG
- a CDS encoding C40 family peptidase: protein MHRAFSLCALLVGLLSAPQAEAARRATPSRSTRAASLSLANRAAARASLWVGLSSLRRVSRSVNDDCSGLANLAYKKNGLSLMPERTLPGEGGVAAIYRKARNLGALRDQPRPGDLVFFRETYDRNRDGRRNDGLTHIGVVERVDRDGTVTFVHRAGGGVKRSKLHLSKPSLRRDARGRVLNDYLRRPEKTTRPRLAGELLAGFASVDHRWFTAP, encoded by the coding sequence ATGCACCGTGCTTTTTCGCTGTGTGCCTTGTTGGTGGGTCTCCTGTCGGCGCCACAGGCCGAGGCCGCGCGCCGGGCCACTCCGAGTCGAAGCACCCGGGCCGCGTCCCTGTCGCTCGCGAACCGGGCCGCGGCCCGCGCCTCGCTCTGGGTGGGCCTGTCCTCGTTGAGGAGGGTGAGCCGCTCGGTGAACGACGATTGCTCCGGCCTGGCCAACCTCGCCTACAAGAAGAATGGATTGAGCCTGATGCCCGAGCGCACCCTCCCGGGAGAGGGCGGAGTGGCCGCCATCTACCGCAAGGCGCGCAACCTGGGCGCGCTGCGCGACCAGCCGCGTCCGGGAGACCTCGTCTTCTTCCGGGAGACGTACGACCGCAACCGGGACGGGCGGCGAAATGACGGGCTCACGCACATCGGCGTGGTGGAGCGCGTGGACAGGGACGGCACGGTGACGTTCGTGCACCGCGCGGGCGGAGGCGTGAAGCGCTCGAAGCTACACCTGTCGAAACCGAGCCTCCGCCGGGATGCCCGGGGCCGGGTGCTCAACGACTACCTGCGCCGGCCCGAGAAGACCACGCGGCCCCGGCTCGCCGGGGAGCTGCTCGCGGGCTTCGCCTCCGTGGACCACCGCTGGTTCACAGCGCCTTGA
- a CDS encoding DUF4336 domain-containing protein translates to MLRPLSDDLFVLDVPFHMRGFDLGGRMTVVRLPEGGLWLHSPVKLDAAVRQAVDAVGPVRFLVAPNTMHHLSLGDWAAAYPSARVLAPAGLRAKRKDLRIDVELSDVMDVGQSPTVELLLARGIPKLEEFSFLHRPSRTLLLADVAFNIHDSHSWLTRNYLKLCGAYERLAPTWLLKTMVKDKAALRAWRDRVLSWDFDRVVPCHGQVLERGGKQAMREAFAWL, encoded by the coding sequence ATGTTGCGCCCCCTGTCCGATGACCTCTTCGTCCTGGATGTGCCCTTCCACATGAGGGGCTTCGACCTGGGCGGACGAATGACGGTGGTGCGCCTGCCGGAGGGCGGCCTGTGGCTGCACTCGCCCGTGAAGCTGGACGCCGCCGTGCGCCAGGCGGTGGATGCCGTGGGGCCAGTGCGCTTCCTGGTGGCGCCCAACACCATGCACCACCTGTCGCTCGGGGATTGGGCCGCGGCGTACCCCTCGGCCCGGGTGCTCGCGCCCGCGGGGTTGCGCGCCAAACGCAAGGACCTGCGCATCGACGTGGAGCTGTCGGACGTGATGGACGTGGGCCAGTCACCCACCGTCGAGCTGCTCCTCGCGCGCGGCATCCCCAAGCTGGAGGAGTTCTCCTTCCTGCACCGCCCCAGCCGCACCCTGCTGCTCGCCGACGTGGCCTTCAACATCCACGACTCGCACTCGTGGCTGACGCGCAACTATCTGAAGCTGTGCGGAGCCTACGAGCGGCTGGCGCCCACCTGGCTGCTCAAGACCATGGTGAAGGACAAGGCCGCGCTGCGGGCCTGGAGGGACCGGGTGCTCTCCTGGGACTTCGACCGCGTGGTGCCGTGTCATGGCCAGGTGCTCGAGCGCGGTGGCAAGCAGGCCATGCGGGAAGCCTTCGCGTGGCTCTAG
- a CDS encoding endonuclease/exonuclease/phosphatase family protein, protein MRIDRLLAGLFLAMPIACASSPSLRSDSAPVSIAAPGSLAVPAAFRGGDDLRVMTFNIQSGRHGLDKVAETIRSASPDIVALQEVDVGSIRANGMDQPAELARRTGLPYYAHFRTTTLHGGDYGVALISRFPLESVEQHPLPVEPGTEPRTVARVLMKVNGQEVSIYVTHLTRRPFNGDVRMRQSAAIMKLLASDSRPKLLMGDMNDTPDSRSLRLFKRELVDVFALRGEGPSETYPLPVIPNLRIDYVLACDHFMPKRSQVLRVRASDHYPVVADLTLLGPAKAPAVELVQRSPEAAASTAGSK, encoded by the coding sequence ATGCGAATCGACCGACTTCTCGCCGGCCTGTTCCTCGCGATGCCCATCGCGTGTGCGTCGTCCCCCTCCCTCCGCTCCGATTCGGCCCCCGTGTCGATCGCGGCCCCTGGCTCCCTCGCGGTCCCCGCGGCCTTCCGGGGCGGGGACGACCTCCGGGTGATGACCTTCAACATCCAGTCCGGCCGCCACGGTCTGGACAAGGTGGCCGAGACCATCCGCTCCGCCTCTCCCGACATCGTTGCCCTCCAGGAGGTGGATGTCGGTTCGATCCGCGCCAATGGGATGGATCAGCCCGCCGAGCTCGCCCGGCGCACCGGCCTGCCCTATTACGCCCACTTCCGTACCACCACCCTGCACGGCGGTGACTACGGCGTGGCGCTCATCTCCCGCTTCCCGCTCGAGTCCGTGGAGCAGCATCCGCTGCCCGTGGAGCCCGGCACCGAGCCGCGCACCGTGGCCCGCGTCCTCATGAAGGTGAACGGCCAGGAGGTGAGCATCTACGTCACCCACCTCACCCGGCGCCCCTTCAATGGCGACGTCCGCATGCGCCAGAGCGCGGCCATCATGAAGCTGCTGGCCTCAGACTCCCGGCCCAAGCTGCTGATGGGCGACATGAACGACACGCCCGACTCGCGCTCGCTGCGGCTCTTCAAGCGCGAGCTGGTGGACGTGTTCGCGCTGCGCGGAGAGGGCCCCTCGGAGACCTACCCGCTGCCCGTCATCCCCAACCTGCGCATCGACTACGTGCTGGCGTGCGACCACTTCATGCCCAAGCGCAGCCAGGTGCTGCGCGTGCGCGCCTCCGACCACTACCCGGTCGTGGCCGACCTCACGCTGCTCGGGCCCGCGAAGGCGCCCGCCGTCGAGTTGGTGCAGCGCTCGCCGGAGGCCGCCGCCTCCACCGCCGGTAGCAAGTAG
- a CDS encoding hemerythrin domain-containing protein, whose protein sequence is MDAIELLTQQHEEVDELFEKFEKAIEKGDDSVMDLFVRIADNLAAHAVIEEKIFYPSVYVGPTADKLQEAVEEHLSVKRVIADLLDMDPMDAQFKAKMKVLQELVEHHVEEEEKDLFKSVKKLMTKDELAVMGEQLETMFSELIQTEPRLQVPRETDEAAPLA, encoded by the coding sequence ATGGACGCCATCGAACTGTTGACGCAGCAGCACGAAGAGGTCGACGAGCTCTTCGAGAAGTTCGAGAAGGCCATCGAGAAGGGTGATGACTCGGTGATGGACCTGTTCGTGCGCATCGCGGACAACCTCGCCGCGCACGCCGTCATCGAGGAGAAGATCTTCTATCCCAGTGTCTACGTCGGCCCCACGGCGGACAAGCTCCAGGAGGCCGTGGAGGAGCACCTGTCGGTGAAGCGTGTCATCGCCGACCTGCTCGACATGGACCCCATGGACGCGCAGTTCAAGGCCAAGATGAAGGTGCTCCAGGAACTGGTCGAGCATCACGTGGAGGAGGAGGAGAAGGATCTCTTCAAGAGCGTGAAGAAGCTGATGACGAAGGATGAGCTGGCGGTCATGGGCGAGCAGCTCGAGACGATGTTCTCCGAGCTCATCCAGACCGAGCCGCGCCTGCAGGTGCCTCGCGAGACCGATGAGGCCGCGCCGCTGGCGTGA
- a CDS encoding MarR family winged helix-turn-helix transcriptional regulator — MSRKVSTVEDKTGDVDRFRQLLFALGRLYSLRDPLASGCERMQLTAPQIHTLLWLGEDGALTMGGLARRLGITEKTVTGVVDRLEREGHVQRERNPEDRRVVHCRLTASGARMYRKLERTLVQGMDRLLGHLDLRDRRALFLILEKLIASAGPGETAAPGR; from the coding sequence GTGTCACGGAAGGTCTCCACGGTCGAAGACAAGACCGGCGATGTCGACCGGTTCCGCCAACTCCTGTTCGCGCTCGGGCGGCTCTACTCGCTGAGGGATCCGCTCGCCAGCGGGTGCGAGCGGATGCAGCTCACCGCGCCGCAAATCCACACCCTGCTGTGGTTGGGCGAGGACGGGGCCCTGACCATGGGAGGGCTGGCCCGGCGGCTGGGCATCACCGAGAAGACGGTCACCGGCGTGGTGGACCGGCTGGAACGCGAGGGCCATGTCCAGCGCGAGCGAAACCCCGAGGACCGCCGCGTCGTCCACTGCCGGCTGACCGCGTCGGGCGCGCGGATGTATCGCAAGCTGGAGCGCACCCTCGTCCAGGGAATGGACCGGCTGCTGGGCCACCTGGACCTCCGGGATCGCCGGGCCCTCTTCCTCATCCTGGAGAAGCTCATCGCCTCGGCCGGACCCGGGGAAACCGCGGCCCCCGGAAGGTAA